The genomic region TGTTACTTGTTCACCAGTTGCAGGATTTACATAAGTCATCTGGAACATATGAAAAATCATCTTTTCCACTATATGTTTTAGGATTATCGCCGCCCGGATAACCAAAACCAACAGATTTTGCCCAACCATTCTTGGATCTAAAGCATCTGGTGTTAAAGTTCCCTGGACTTGATGCCATGCATTATCAAGTGAGGGCCGATCTGTATACCAACGAGTACCACGTCCATCACGATAACCCTGTACATTAACAGTTGATAGAAACATTTGTCCATTAATCAACTGAGTAGCTTTATTTACCATTTCATTTTCAACAAACTGTTCCATTTGTTCAGTAGAAGGCGATGTCTCGTTATTACTGCCTATAGATTCAGATTGAAGATAAGTCATAAAACGCTCAATATCTTCTTTTTTGTTGGTTGTATATCCTCCATCAGTAGTTTCCCATAAGCCCAATAAATCAATATTATTGACGGGATTATTAAGACCATAACAGTATGGAGTAAGACTTTCAGCCCAATCTGATACCGGATCAACCGCATGCCACCGTCCCAATTGCGCATCATAATTTCTAAAACCGTAGTCCATCCAGTTTAAACCAAGCTCTTCCTGCTTCTCTT from Xanthocytophaga agilis harbors:
- a CDS encoding RHS repeat-associated core domain-containing protein, which encodes PQATTTGNNHRQQPQATTTGNNHRQQPQATTTGNNHRQQPQATTTGNNLTGQTEGNVTWPSLQVGLAMTPRNNTANQVPKAYLRSEQIVQQSGYVRVFVVSESNVNTWFDELAITHVESPIVQENHYDPWGLNLVGIEVENNPNDKFQYNGEEKQEELGLNWMDYGFRNYDAQLGRWHAVDPVSDWAESLTPYCYGLNNPVNNIDLLGLWETTDGGYTTNKKEDIERFMTYLQSESIGSNNETSPSTEQMEQFVENEMVNKATQLINGQMFLSTVNVQGYRDGRGTRWYTDRPSLDNAWHQVQGTLTPDALDPRMVGQNLLVLVIRAAIILKHIVEKMIFHMFQMTYVNPATGEQVTNKPDTK